One region of Zingiber officinale cultivar Zhangliang chromosome 7B, Zo_v1.1, whole genome shotgun sequence genomic DNA includes:
- the LOC122004945 gene encoding glycine-rich cell wall structural protein-like — translation MKVVKLPSFLLALLLHLCFSAARANSLQVHPKEKVHQLLNEQPIHGVNLNVNSSSSRNGGGGELSLWRREMGEERNLKKSSGGGGGSGGSGGKGGGGKGVGSGGKGGEGGGSQTTRQPRNEKSGGSLTRSHSFSCSTPLFLVSFLLLLRSD, via the exons ATGAAGGTCGTTAAACTaccatcttttcttcttgctcttcttctccatctctgtTTCTCTGCAGCTCGTGCGAACTCTCTCCAAGTCCATCCCAAGGAGAAGGTTCATCAACTCCTCAATGAGCAACCAATCCACG GGGTAAATTTAAATGTGAACAGCAGTAGCAGTAGAAATGGTGGCGGTGGAGAACTGAGTTTATGGAGGAGGGAGATGGGCGAGGAGAGGAATTTGAAAAAGAGTAGCGGCGGTGGCGGCGGGAGTGGTGGGAGTGGCGGGAAAGGCGGCGGGGGGAAGGGGGTAGGAAGTGGAGGGAAGGGTGGCGAAGGAGGCGGCTCACAAACAACCCGTCAACCTCGCAATGAAAAGAGCGGCGGCTCTCTCACTCGCTCACATTCTTTTTCTTGCTCGACGCCTCTCTTCCTTGTTTCCTTTCTGCTGCTACTCCGGAGCGATTGA
- the LOC122004944 gene encoding probable receptor-like protein kinase At1g80640 has product MGRSPTPLRLPPSISSWCLRLLLLAAVTAADSQAPLFPPLGNQSNFPSSSSLAPSPVVMQIVIQTRHHHYHKELVIAVVLASAAVLAIILSSVCACIFWRRSRRYNARDPESSDVGGGLPFGLILSKLNNTKKTTSKKGLLPSVDYPSLELATNKFSESNILGEGGFSHVYKAWFHGEATAAVKKFDGGRSDCNKEFENEIDLLGRIRHPNIVSLLGYCVHGETRLLIFELMQNGSLEAQLHGPSHGSALTWHIRMKIALDIARGLEYLHEHCNPAVIHRDIKSSNILLDSDFNAKIADFGLAVVDRNLSQGHIELSGTLGYVAPEYLLDGILTEKSDVYAFGVVLLELLMGRKPVEKTAPPQCQSIVKWAMPQLTDRSKLPNIVDPVIQNTMDLKHLYQVAAVAVLCVQQEPSYRPLITDVLHSFIPLVPVELGGSLRAAEPMRPSDH; this is encoded by the exons ATGGGGAGGTCGCCGACACCTCTTCGTCTTCCTCCTAGCATTTCCAGTTGGTGCCTTCGCTTGTTGCTCCTCGCGGCGGTAACCGCCGCCGATTCCCAGGCGCCTTTGTTTCCGCCCCTTGGGAACCAGTCTAATTTTCCGTCTTCTTCGTCCCTGGCGCCGTCGCCTGTAG TGATGCAGATCGTGATACAGACACGCCATCACCATTATCACAAGGAACTGGTTATAGCAGTCGTTCTGGCCTCTGCCGCTGTTCTAGCGATCATATTATCCTCAGTGTGTGCTTGTATCTTTTGGCGGAGGAGCCGCCGGTACAATGCAAGAGACCCCGAAAGCTCAG ATGTTGGTGGTGGGCTTCCATTTGGACTAATCCTGAGCAAGTTGAATAACACGAAGAAGACGACAAGCAAGAAGGGATTGCTGCCCTCTGTAGATTACCCATCACTAGAGTTAGCGACTAACAAGTTCAGTGAGTCTAATATCTTAGGGGAAGGAGGATTTAGTCATGTGTACAAAGCTTGGTTCCATGGTGAAGCTACTGCTGCAGTGAAGAAATTCGATGGTGGTAGGTCAGATTGCAACAAGGAGTTCGAA AATGAGATTGATTTGCTTGGAAGAATTCGACATCCTAACATAGTATCTCTTTTGGGTTATTGTGTTCATGGAGAAACTCGGCTTCTCATATTTGAGTTGATGCAAAATGGATCTCTGGAAGCACAACTTCATG GACCTTCCCATGGATCAGCTTTGACCTGGCATATTCGAATGAAAATTGCACTTGATATCGCaag AGGATTGGAGTACCTTCATGAGCACTGTAATCCAGCTGTTATTCATAGAGACATAAAGTCATCCAATATTCTCCTAGATTCAGATTTTAATGCCAAG ATCGCAGATTTTGGTCTTGCAGTGGTTGATAGAAATCTTAGCCAAGGTCATATAGAACTTTCAGGCACTCTTGGATATGTAGCTCCAGAGTATCTCCTAGATG GTATACTTACTGAGAAGAGTGATGTCTATGCATTTGGAGTTGTGCTCCTGGAACTTCTGATGGGAAGAAAACCAGTTGAAAAGACGGCACCGCCTCAATGTCAATCAATCGTAAAatgg GCCATGCCTCAACTTACTGACAGATCGAAACTTCCAAACATAGTAGATCCAGTTATTCAGAATACTATGGATCTGAAACACTTGTATCAA GTAGCTGCTGTAGCTGTACTTTGCGTGCAGCAGGAACCTAGCTACAGGCCATTGATTACTGATGTTCTCCACTCTTTCATTCCTCTCGTGCCGGTAGAGCTTGGTGGTTCACTAAGAGCTGCAGAACCAATGAGACCTTCAGACCACTGA
- the LOC122004946 gene encoding ribosomal RNA small subunit methyltransferase-like, with protein sequence MAGGKIQKKRHQQAPPPQQQRWGGGVPFEKSKGQHILKNPMLVDTIVHKSGIKPTDVVLEIGPGTGNLTKKLLEVAKSVVAVELDPRMVLELNRRFQGTPHSNSLKVIQGDVLKCELPYFDICVANIPYQISSPLTFKLLAHRPAFRCAVIMFQREFAMRLVANPGDNLYCRLSVNTQLLARISHLLKVGRNNFRPPPKVDSSVVRIEPRRPLPPVSFKEWDGMVRLCFNRKNKTLGSIFKQKSVISLLEKNYRTLQALQLNNKSQLEEDKVSLEDVAVLADMVEDLSMGNSEEKDDQEMEAEDMDMVGEDGNDTSFKAIVLGILKQGDFAEKRAAKLTQVDFLYLLSLFNKAGIHFS encoded by the exons ATGGCTGGCGGCAAGATTCAGAAGAAACGCCATCAACAAGCGCCGCCGCCGCAGCAGCAGAGGTGGGGTGGGGGCGTCCCCTTCGAGAAGTCCAAGGGGCAGCATATCCTCAAGAACCCCATGCTAGTCGATACCATCGTCCATAAGTCCGGCATCAAGCCCACCGATGTCGTCCTCGAGATCGGACCCGGTACGGGTAACCTCACCAAGAAGCTTCTCGAGGTCGCCAAGTCGGTCGTCGCCGTGGAGCTCGACCCCCGCATGGTCCTCGAGCTTAACCGCCGGTTCCAGGGCACCCCGCACTCTAACAGCCTGAAG GTAATTCAAGGAGATGTGTTGAAGTGTGAGCTTCCATACTTTGATATCTGTGTTGCAAACATCCCTTATCAGATCTCATCACCTCTGACCTTTAAGCTATTAGCACATCGTCCAGCCTTCAGATGTGCTGTTATCATGTTTCAACGTGAATTTGCGATGAGATTAGTTGCAAATCCTGGCGACAATCTATACTGTCGGCTTTCTGTGAACACTCAGCTGCTGGCACGGATTTCCCATCTCCTGAAAGTTGGACGAAATAATTTTAGGCCCCCACCCAAAGTTGATTCCTCTGTTGTGCGAATAGAGCCTAGGCGACCACTTCCACCAGTAAGTTTCAAGGAGTGGGATGGAATGGTGCGCCTTTGTTTTAACCGTAAAAACAAGACCTTGGGATCAATCTTCAAACAAAAAAGTGTGATTTCATTACTGGAAAAGAATTACAGGACTTTGCAAGCCTTGCAACTAAATAATAAAAGTCAACTGGAGGAGGATAAAGTGTCCTTAGAAGATGTTGCAGTTTTAGCAGACATGGTTGAGGACCTAAGCATGGGcaatagtgaggagaaggatgaTCAAGAGATGGAAGCAGAAGACATGGATATGGTAGGGGAGGATGGCAACGATACCAGTTTTAAGGCCATAGTGTTGGGGATTCTGAAGCAGGGAGATTTTGCAGAAAAGAGGGCAGCTAAGTTAACACAGGTAGACTTCCTGTATTTACTCTCGCTCTTCAACAAGGCAGGAATTCATTTCTCTTGA
- the LOC122004947 gene encoding PTI1-like tyrosine-protein kinase At3g15890, translating into MGVGYLFCCAKSSNSKEPVNEAVPRWRVFSLKELHSATNNFNYDNKLGEGAFGSVYWGQLWDGSQIAVKRLKTWSSKAEMEFAVEIQVLARVRHENLLSLRGYCAEGKERLIVYDYMPNLSLLSHLHGHHAVGGHLDWGRRMNIAIGSAEGIAYLHHHATPHIIHRDIKASNILLDSEFQARVADFGFAKLIPDGVTHVTTRVKGTLGYLAPEYAMLGKAKESCDVYSFGVLLLELLSGRKPIDQSSLTSHQTIIEWAFPLARRQRFEEIADPKLSGKFVKGELRRLVLVALICAQNKPEKRPIMLDVVDMLKGVSKEKLLNLEDNELFKEDPIPSH; encoded by the exons ATGGGGGTAGGCTACTTGTTCTGCTGTGCAAAATCGTCGAATAG TAAGGAGCCGGTGAATGAGGCGGTGCCGAGATGGAGGGTTTTCTCCCTCAAGGAGCTGCATTCGGCCACCAACAACTTCAATTATGATAACAAGCTAGGCGAAGGGGCGTTTGGTAGCGTGTACTGGGGTCAGCTGTGGGATGGATCTCAG ATTGCAGTGAAAAGATTAAAAACATGGAGCAGCAAAGCTGAGATGGAATTTGCTGTCGAGATCCAGGTCTTGGCTAGAGTTAGGCATGAAAATCTGCTGAGTTTACGCGGATATTGCGCTGAAGGGAAAGAACGTCTCATAGTGTATGATTATATGCCTAACTTGAGTTTGTTGTCCCATCTACACGGACATCATGCAGTAGGAGGTCATCTTGATTGGGGAAGGCGGATGAATATAGCAATTGGCTCAGCTGAGGGGATAGC TTATCTTCATCACCATGCTACACCCCATATCATCCACAGAGACATCAAAGCAAGTAATATCTTGCTCGACTCAGAATTCCAGGCCCGGGTTGCAGATTTTGGATTTGCCAAGCTGATTCCAGATGGTGTAACGCATGTGACCACGAGAGTGAAAGGCACTCTAGGGTATCTTGCACCAGAGTATGCTATGTTAGGGAAGGCCAAAGAAAGTTGCGATGTCTACAGCTTTGGTGTGTTGCTTCTGGAGCTTTTAAGTGGAAGAAAGCCTATCGATCAGTCAAGCTTGACATCACACCAAACGATCATAGAGTGGGCATTTCCGCTGGCTCGGCGGCAAAGATTTGAAGAAATTGCAGATCCAAAGCTGAGTGGGAAATTTGTGAAAGGAGAGTTGAGGAGATTGGTGCTCGTCGCCCTCATCTGTGCTCAGAATAAGCCGGAGAAGAGACCTATAATGCTCGATGTGGTTGACATGCTTAAAGGAGTGTCAAAAGAGAAGCTACTCAATTTAGAAGACAACGAGTTGTTCAAGGAAGACCCAATCCCCAGTCACTGA